The Halomicronema hongdechloris C2206 genome includes a window with the following:
- a CDS encoding ATP-dependent Clp protease proteolytic subunit, with protein MTIKAVQAPYYGDAYYRTPPPDLPSLLLKERIVYLGLPLYSSDDVKQQVGIDVTELIIAQLLYLQFDDPDKPIYFYINSTGTSWYDGNMIGYDTEAFAICDTMSYIKPPIHTICIGQAMGSAAIILASGTKGFRASLPHGRIVLHQPRSGAQGQASDIEIRAKEVLHNKRAMMEILAKNTGQSLDKILKDADRMFYMNPEEAKEYGIIDRVLESRKELPKMPAEVG; from the coding sequence TTGACGATTAAAGCCGTGCAAGCGCCCTACTACGGAGATGCTTACTACCGCACTCCTCCCCCGGATTTACCCTCGCTCTTACTCAAAGAGCGGATTGTCTATCTAGGTTTACCTCTGTACTCTTCTGATGATGTGAAGCAGCAGGTAGGCATTGATGTCACCGAGTTGATCATTGCGCAGCTGTTGTACCTGCAATTCGATGATCCCGATAAGCCCATTTACTTTTACATCAACTCTACGGGCACCTCATGGTATGACGGCAACATGATTGGCTACGACACCGAAGCCTTTGCCATCTGTGACACCATGAGTTACATTAAGCCGCCCATCCATACCATCTGCATTGGTCAGGCGATGGGGTCGGCGGCTATCATCCTAGCCTCAGGCACCAAAGGCTTTCGGGCCAGTCTGCCCCATGGCCGCATTGTGCTGCATCAGCCCCGCAGCGGTGCTCAGGGACAAGCAAGCGATATCGAGATTCGGGCCAAAGAGGTTCTGCATAATAAGCGGGCCATGATGGAAATTCTGGCCAAGAATACTGGTCAATCCCTAGACAAAATCCTAAAGGATGCCGACCGGATGTTCTATATGAACCCCGAAGAAGCTAAGGAATACGGCATCATCGACCGCGTCCTCGAAAGCCGCAAAGAACTCCCCAAAATGCCCGCTGAGGTCGGGTAG
- the ureG gene encoding urease accessory protein UreG: MTPFRVGIAGPVGSGKTALVDALCKALRQQYSIAVVTNDIYTQEDAQFLTRSGALGCDRILGVETGGCPHTAIREDASINLVAIEELETRLQPLDLIFVESGGDNLASTFSPELVDLTIYVIDVAAGEKIPRKGGPGITSSDLLVINKIDLAPLVGADLGVMERDSRKMRGDKPFVFTNLKTQMGLDTIIDFIGCHGFVETEAKKLDSNV, encoded by the coding sequence ATGACTCCTTTTCGTGTTGGCATCGCAGGCCCCGTGGGCTCCGGGAAGACCGCCCTGGTCGACGCCCTGTGTAAGGCCCTGCGGCAGCAGTACTCCATTGCCGTAGTCACCAATGACATCTACACCCAAGAAGACGCTCAGTTCTTGACGCGCAGTGGGGCCCTGGGGTGCGATCGCATCCTCGGGGTAGAAACGGGAGGGTGTCCTCATACCGCCATCCGGGAAGATGCCTCCATTAATTTAGTTGCCATCGAGGAATTAGAAACGCGCTTGCAGCCCCTGGATTTGATCTTCGTCGAGAGCGGCGGCGATAACTTAGCCTCAACCTTCAGCCCCGAGTTAGTAGATTTAACCATCTATGTCATCGACGTCGCCGCCGGCGAGAAAATCCCCCGCAAGGGGGGGCCCGGCATCACCAGCTCCGATCTACTAGTGATCAACAAGATTGACCTGGCCCCCCTGGTGGGGGCTGATTTAGGCGTCATGGAGCGAGACAGCCGCAAAATGCGAGGGGACAAGCCCTTTGTGTTTACCAATCTGAAGACCCAAATGGGATTAGACACGATCATCGACTTCATAGGATGTCATGGTTTTGTCGAGACCGAGGCCAAAAAACTCGACTCAAATGTCTAA
- a CDS encoding DUF1611 domain-containing protein: MRLTPEHRIALLMHEGTQSPRGKTGLAMLRYSQFPVVAVIDHDCAGQSLAAVAGIAKQIPIVASVEDALAFGPDVLAIGIAPSGGALPAPWLQEVKQAINAGLCVVNGLHTPMAQDLEMTRTLNPGQWIWDVRQEPPSLQVGSALAQTLQCRRVLTVGTDMSVGKMSTNLELHRASLKRGLRSKVIATGQTNLMLGDDGIPLDAVRVDFASGAVEQQVMRYGPDHDILYIEGQGSLLNPASTATLPLLRGAQPTHLILVHRAGQTHIRNCPQIPVPPLPKVIHLYETVATAAGAFSFTKVVGIALNTGDLDQGEAAIAIQSTQAATGLPCTDVFRFGPTPLLEAILA; the protein is encoded by the coding sequence ATGCGCCTCACCCCTGAGCACCGTATCGCCTTGCTGATGCACGAAGGCACCCAAAGCCCTCGGGGTAAGACAGGGCTGGCTATGCTGCGGTATAGCCAGTTTCCGGTTGTCGCAGTCATCGACCATGATTGCGCCGGGCAATCCTTAGCCGCCGTAGCTGGCATTGCCAAACAGATCCCCATTGTGGCTTCCGTTGAGGACGCTTTAGCCTTTGGTCCCGACGTGTTAGCCATCGGCATTGCCCCCTCCGGTGGAGCCCTGCCAGCTCCCTGGCTGCAAGAGGTCAAGCAGGCTATCAACGCTGGCCTGTGTGTTGTCAACGGCCTGCATACTCCCATGGCCCAAGATCTGGAAATGACCCGGACACTCAATCCAGGTCAATGGATCTGGGATGTGCGACAAGAACCCCCAAGTCTGCAAGTTGGTTCAGCCCTAGCCCAGACCCTGCAATGCCGGCGAGTTTTAACGGTAGGCACTGATATGTCTGTCGGCAAGATGTCCACCAATCTAGAACTCCATCGAGCCAGCCTGAAGCGAGGCCTGCGCTCCAAGGTGATTGCGACGGGACAGACCAACCTGATGCTAGGGGATGATGGCATTCCATTAGATGCCGTCAGGGTAGACTTTGCCTCCGGCGCCGTCGAGCAACAGGTGATGCGCTACGGACCTGACCATGACATTCTCTATATCGAAGGCCAGGGATCTTTACTAAACCCGGCCTCTACGGCCACTCTGCCGCTGCTGCGGGGCGCCCAACCGACTCATCTAATTCTGGTCCATCGAGCCGGCCAAACCCATATTCGCAACTGTCCCCAGATTCCGGTTCCCCCTTTGCCCAAAGTCATTCACCTGTACGAAACCGTTGCCACCGCCGCTGGAGCCTTTAGTTTCACTAAGGTGGTTGGCATCGCCCTCAATACGGGCGATCTCGATCAAGGGGAGGCTGCGATCGCAATTCAATCTACCCAAGCAGCCACAGGCCTACCCTGCACCGACGTTTTCCGCTTTGGACCAACCCCGCTCCTAGAGGCTATTCTGGCCTGA
- a CDS encoding dipeptide epimerase: MDIHWHPFTVHKRIPLTISRGTSHGSTNIWLRLQQDGIEGWGEATSFSIGERGQSSDAIATDLASLAPALKPLHPLDGQSLEDILSEAGVGSATRAALDIARHDWLGKRAGLPLWQLWGLDRRRIGPTSVTIGISSPAAASQRLQDWLQQGPIHAVKVKLGSPDGIVADQAMLSALRSALPATTKVSVDANGGWSLPQALTMAQWLADQGVSYLEQPLAPGWEADLYPLHQASPLPLFVDESCFTSQDIPPLADRVHGINIKLMKSGGLSEALRMIHTARACGLQVMFGCYSDSSLANTALAQLSPLATHLDLDSHLNLKDDPFSGADFHDGHLIPNSQPGLGLSYHAPHP, encoded by the coding sequence ATGGACATCCACTGGCACCCCTTCACGGTACACAAGCGCATCCCCTTGACCATCAGTCGCGGCACCAGCCATGGCTCTACTAATATCTGGCTGCGGCTGCAGCAGGATGGCATCGAGGGCTGGGGGGAAGCCACGTCCTTTTCCATTGGGGAGCGGGGTCAATCTAGCGATGCGATCGCAACCGACCTCGCCTCCCTAGCCCCGGCTTTGAAGCCGTTGCATCCCTTAGATGGTCAATCCCTAGAGGATATCTTGAGCGAAGCCGGCGTCGGATCGGCCACCCGAGCCGCCCTCGACATTGCCCGCCACGACTGGCTGGGGAAACGGGCAGGCCTGCCCCTGTGGCAACTCTGGGGCCTCGATCGCCGCCGCATCGGTCCCACCTCCGTCACCATTGGTATCAGTTCCCCCGCCGCTGCCAGCCAGCGGTTGCAGGATTGGTTACAGCAGGGACCGATTCACGCCGTTAAAGTTAAATTAGGCAGCCCCGACGGCATCGTCGCCGATCAAGCCATGCTCTCTGCCCTGCGGTCTGCCCTGCCTGCGACGACCAAGGTCAGTGTGGATGCCAACGGTGGCTGGTCTCTGCCCCAGGCACTCACCATGGCCCAGTGGTTAGCCGACCAAGGGGTCAGCTACTTGGAGCAGCCCCTAGCCCCTGGGTGGGAAGCCGATTTATATCCCCTCCACCAAGCCTCACCCCTGCCTCTGTTTGTCGATGAGAGTTGCTTTACCAGCCAGGATATTCCGCCCCTGGCCGATCGAGTCCATGGCATTAACATTAAGCTGATGAAGTCCGGGGGCCTCAGCGAAGCCCTGCGCATGATCCACACGGCTCGGGCCTGTGGCCTGCAGGTCATGTTTGGCTGCTACTCCGATAGCAGCTTAGCTAATACCGCCCTGGCTCAGCTGTCTCCCCTGGCTACCCATCTGGATCTCGATAGCCATCTCAATCTCAAAGACGATCCCTTCAGCGGAGCAGATTTCCACGACGGCCACCTGATCCCCAACTCTCAACCCGGTCTAGGACTGAGTTACCATGCGCCTCACCCCTGA
- a CDS encoding vWA domain-containing protein, with protein MKVGLHGAFNDAHVDGAQSGSQRQLALSVAAVADADQRQAPLNLCLILDYSGSMNGAPLQTVQQAAYTIVDHLDAQDSLSVVGFNHQAHVLVASQPVAERDRIKGQISRLQAKGGTAIDEGLKLGIEEVAKGKEPHRISQIFLLTDGENEHGDNDRCLKLSTLAADYNLTLSTLGFGDHWNQDVLEHLADAGGGSLSYIQSPDDAMAAFSRLFDRVQSVALTNAYLHLEFASGVRLAEFKPMAQVSPETVELSVTTEGNRAAVRLGDLMVDRPRVVLANLYIDQLSTGQQAVVRAQVQYDVPGQGLLDQTSAPLTLSLAVQSAYEPAPDEEVQQYVWALAKYRQTQIAEQKLRQGDRQGAVTLLQSAAQTALQMGDSSAATVLQDNATRLQAGQDLSERDRKQTRIVSKTRLQSH; from the coding sequence ATGAAAGTGGGTCTGCACGGTGCCTTTAATGATGCCCATGTGGATGGCGCCCAATCGGGTAGTCAACGGCAATTGGCCCTATCGGTTGCAGCCGTTGCCGATGCAGATCAACGCCAAGCTCCGCTCAATCTCTGTCTGATTCTGGATTACAGCGGCTCTATGAACGGGGCTCCGCTACAGACAGTACAGCAGGCAGCTTATACCATTGTCGATCATCTTGATGCCCAGGATTCGCTCTCGGTGGTGGGGTTCAATCACCAAGCTCATGTGCTGGTAGCGAGTCAGCCGGTGGCGGAACGCGATCGCATCAAGGGGCAGATCAGCCGCTTGCAGGCCAAGGGGGGCACAGCCATCGATGAAGGCCTCAAGTTAGGCATCGAAGAAGTGGCCAAGGGCAAGGAGCCCCACCGCATTTCTCAGATATTTTTGCTGACGGATGGAGAAAACGAACACGGTGACAACGATCGCTGCCTGAAGCTGTCTACCCTGGCGGCCGATTACAACCTCACCCTCAGCACCCTGGGGTTTGGCGATCACTGGAACCAAGATGTGCTAGAGCACTTAGCCGATGCCGGTGGCGGCAGTCTCTCCTACATTCAGAGCCCAGACGATGCCATGGCAGCCTTCAGTCGTCTATTTGACCGGGTTCAGTCTGTGGCATTAACCAATGCCTATCTCCACCTAGAGTTTGCATCAGGGGTGCGGCTGGCGGAGTTTAAGCCCATGGCCCAGGTCTCGCCGGAGACGGTGGAGTTATCGGTGACCACCGAGGGAAATCGGGCCGCGGTGCGGCTAGGGGATTTAATGGTTGACAGGCCCCGGGTAGTCTTGGCGAATCTCTACATTGACCAGCTGTCTACAGGTCAGCAAGCCGTGGTGCGGGCCCAAGTGCAGTACGACGTTCCTGGCCAAGGGCTGCTCGATCAGACCTCTGCCCCATTAACCCTATCGCTGGCGGTGCAGTCTGCCTATGAACCGGCCCCCGATGAGGAGGTACAGCAGTATGTCTGGGCTCTGGCCAAGTATCGCCAAACTCAGATTGCCGAGCAGAAATTGCGGCAGGGGGATCGCCAGGGGGCGGTTACCCTACTGCAATCAGCGGCTCAAACGGCTCTACAGATGGGGGATAGCAGTGCCGCCACGGTGCTGCAGGATAATGCCACTCGACTCCAGGCTGGCCAGGACCTGTCGGAGCGCGATCGCAAACAGACCCGCATCGTCTCCAAGACTCGCCTGCAATCCCATTAA
- a CDS encoding DnaJ domain-containing protein produces MSLADHYRVLGLRTGASFAEVKASYRRLARRYHPDVNPDDRQAHEHFIQITQAYRALSQVLPSPIEAPVDNRTAVRPEQPHAAAAAPPQVQPNPTLSPEEQRLKQQSFEQLQRFFKEQRFPRAIALVEALAQRMPRDLEIRQWQAITYQRWGRSLLHQGQYEKANRYLHKALRTDPHNRSLGQEIRHDLDQLSQRSPPRE; encoded by the coding sequence ATGAGTCTTGCAGATCACTACCGGGTTTTGGGGCTGAGGACAGGAGCTTCCTTCGCAGAGGTGAAGGCCTCCTATCGGCGGTTGGCTCGTCGCTATCATCCCGATGTGAATCCAGATGATAGACAAGCCCACGAGCATTTCATTCAAATTACTCAGGCCTATCGAGCCCTGAGCCAAGTGTTGCCCTCCCCGATAGAGGCTCCAGTAGACAATAGGACTGCGGTCAGGCCAGAACAACCGCATGCTGCAGCGGCGGCTCCTCCCCAGGTGCAGCCGAATCCAACCCTTTCCCCTGAAGAACAGCGGCTAAAGCAGCAAAGCTTTGAGCAACTGCAGCGGTTTTTCAAGGAGCAGCGCTTTCCCCGGGCCATTGCTCTGGTGGAAGCCTTGGCCCAACGTATGCCTCGAGATCTAGAAATACGGCAGTGGCAAGCCATTACTTACCAGCGCTGGGGCCGTTCTTTGCTCCACCAGGGACAGTACGAGAAGGCAAACCGCTATCTCCATAAGGCTTTGCGTACGGATCCCCATAACCGCTCCTTAGGGCAGGAGATCCGCCACGATTTGGATCAGCTGAGCCAGCGTTCGCCGCCTCGAGAATGA
- a CDS encoding ABC transporter permease subunit translates to MLEGLVGGLFNGISIGAVLLIVALGLAIVFGLMGVINLAHGELMMLGAYTTYVVQNGANGLGDWAVESYILVALPLAFLVAALVGLLLERSVIRFLYGRPLETLLATWGVSLILRQFVRSVNWPMVIGLGVFALLFGVGRWILSRYTDWARIARWANPVVSILSAAIALVAGLVVQGAGNPTFTRAWFSTRNVDVTPPSWLRGGVSLGATLQFPSARLFIIALTILCLVAVYWFLNGTTWGLKMRSVTQNRAMSACLGIPTEQVDALTFALGSGLAGIAGCAVTLLGSVGPNLGGNYIVDAFMVVVVGGVGKLVGSIVAALLIGIVTYLVGSGTVALLLTGNEALQPVTDFFTFFATTSMAKVMVFALIIAFLQVRPAGLFPQKGRSVEA, encoded by the coding sequence TTGCTAGAGGGCTTGGTTGGCGGCCTATTCAATGGCATCAGCATCGGTGCAGTGCTGTTGATTGTAGCCCTAGGGCTGGCCATTGTATTTGGCCTGATGGGGGTGATTAATCTAGCCCATGGGGAACTGATGATGCTGGGGGCTTACACCACCTATGTGGTCCAAAATGGCGCCAATGGCTTGGGAGACTGGGCCGTTGAGAGTTATATCTTGGTGGCGCTGCCCTTGGCCTTCTTAGTGGCGGCCTTGGTGGGATTGCTGCTAGAGCGCAGTGTGATTCGCTTTCTATACGGTCGCCCTCTGGAAACGCTATTGGCCACTTGGGGTGTGAGTTTGATTCTGCGTCAATTCGTGCGCAGCGTGAATTGGCCCATGGTGATCGGCCTGGGTGTCTTTGCCCTGCTATTTGGAGTGGGACGTTGGATCTTAAGCCGCTACACTGACTGGGCTCGAATTGCTCGTTGGGCCAATCCCGTGGTGTCAATACTATCAGCTGCCATTGCCCTGGTGGCTGGATTGGTAGTCCAGGGGGCTGGTAACCCTACCTTTACCCGGGCCTGGTTTAGTACCCGCAATGTGGATGTGACACCGCCGTCTTGGCTGCGGGGAGGTGTGTCTCTGGGAGCCACGCTGCAGTTCCCGTCGGCCCGGCTGTTCATCATTGCCTTGACCATTCTCTGTTTGGTGGCGGTCTACTGGTTTCTCAATGGCACCACTTGGGGCTTGAAGATGCGTTCTGTCACTCAGAATCGGGCCATGAGTGCCTGTTTGGGCATTCCTACCGAGCAGGTAGACGCCCTTACCTTTGCCCTGGGCTCTGGGCTGGCTGGGATTGCCGGCTGTGCGGTGACGTTGTTGGGCTCTGTCGGCCCCAATTTGGGCGGCAATTACATCGTCGATGCCTTCATGGTGGTGGTGGTCGGTGGCGTCGGTAAGTTGGTGGGCAGTATCGTGGCGGCCCTGTTGATCGGCATTGTCACGTATCTGGTGGGGTCGGGCACCGTAGCATTGCTGCTGACGGGGAATGAAGCCCTACAGCCGGTGACTGACTTTTTCACGTTTTTTGCCACGACCAGCATGGCTAAGGTGATGGTGTTTGCCCTAATTATTGCCTTTTTACAGGTGCGACCGGCGGGGTTATTCCCTCAGAAAGGTCGATCGGTGGAGGCATAA
- the infA gene encoding translation initiation factor IF-1 gives MSKQDLIEMEGTVTESLPNAMFRVDLDNGFNVLAHISGKIRRNYIKILPGDRVKVELTPYDLTKGRITYRLRKK, from the coding sequence TTGTCTAAGCAAGATCTTATTGAGATGGAAGGAACGGTGACAGAATCGTTGCCTAACGCCATGTTTCGGGTGGATTTGGACAATGGCTTCAATGTGTTAGCCCATATTTCCGGTAAAATCCGGCGAAACTACATCAAAATCTTGCCTGGGGATCGGGTTAAGGTGGAATTGACCCCCTATGACCTCACGAAAGGGCGTATTACTTATCGCTTGCGGAAGAAATAG
- a CDS encoding urease accessory protein UreF codes for MGTMATDPQALLRLLQLASPALPVGAFSYSEGLETLIQRQVLQTPDQIYHWLEQELCYGAVRLEAAVMLRGYQALQVHQLERLDYWNAWLSALRETAELRQQSWQMGRALVRTLEALHPDIAPWVTAVAGPCHFAIAFAMAAVRWQIDAEDAMLGYLQSWASNLVNAAIRLVPLGQTVGQRLLLDLSPTLAQVAAAIPTLADDQLVVSGWGPSLASMTHETLYSRLFRS; via the coding sequence ATGGGCACCATGGCCACTGATCCCCAGGCGCTGTTGCGGCTGTTGCAACTGGCTAGTCCAGCCCTGCCGGTGGGGGCCTTTAGCTATTCGGAGGGGTTGGAAACCCTGATTCAACGGCAGGTGCTGCAGACCCCAGACCAGATATATCACTGGCTGGAGCAGGAACTCTGCTACGGGGCGGTGCGGCTGGAGGCAGCTGTGATGCTGCGAGGATACCAGGCCCTCCAGGTCCATCAGCTAGAGCGCCTGGACTATTGGAATGCCTGGCTGTCGGCCCTGCGCGAGACCGCTGAGTTGAGACAGCAGAGCTGGCAGATGGGACGGGCCCTGGTGCGTACCCTGGAGGCGCTACACCCAGATATAGCACCTTGGGTGACGGCGGTGGCGGGGCCCTGTCACTTTGCGATCGCATTTGCCATGGCGGCGGTCCGCTGGCAGATCGATGCCGAGGATGCCATGCTGGGGTATCTGCAGAGCTGGGCCAGTAATCTGGTCAATGCGGCGATCAGACTCGTGCCCCTGGGGCAAACCGTGGGCCAACGGCTCCTCCTCGATCTCTCCCCCACCCTGGCGCAGGTGGCGGCGGCGATTCCCACCCTGGCAGACGACCAACTGGTGGTCAGCGGTTGGGGACCTAGCCTGGCCAGCATGACCCATGAGACTCTATATTCTCGCCTGTTCAGGAGTTAG
- the ureE gene encoding urease accessory protein UreE, whose amino-acid sequence MLVLIRRVSSDESRPVATTLSLTAAERVRSRHRFQADDGRPVYLNLPRGTVLRGGDRLATAENTIVTVVAKPEPVLTVTATTPLQLVRAAYHLGNRHVPLEVTATYLRLTPDPVLEKLLLQLGVQVTAEVAAFEPEAGAYGHHGH is encoded by the coding sequence ATGTTAGTGCTGATTCGCCGAGTGTCGTCAGATGAGTCGAGACCTGTGGCGACGACCTTGTCGTTAACGGCGGCGGAACGGGTGCGATCGCGTCATCGTTTCCAGGCAGACGATGGTCGACCCGTGTATCTAAATTTGCCGCGAGGTACGGTGTTGCGGGGCGGTGATCGCTTGGCCACGGCAGAGAACACTATAGTTACCGTGGTGGCCAAGCCAGAGCCGGTGTTGACGGTGACGGCGACCACGCCGTTGCAACTGGTGCGGGCAGCTTACCACTTGGGCAATCGTCACGTGCCCTTGGAGGTGACGGCGACCTATCTGCGGCTGACACCCGATCCCGTCCTGGAGAAGCTGCTGCTGCAATTAGGGGTGCAGGTGACGGCGGAGGTGGCGGCCTTCGAGCCGGAAGCGGGAGCCTATGGGCACCATGGCCACTGA
- the urtA gene encoding urea ABC transporter substrate-binding protein, whose translation MTTRFGRRKFLAYGSATLGTAMLLKACGSAPTDSTGGEEDAPTAAADGDTIKVGILHSLSGTMAISETTVVDAEQLAIKEINANGGVLGKQIEAVLEDGASDWPTFAEKAEKLIDQDQVVTVFGCWTSASRKAVLPVFESKDHMLWYPVQYEGQECSKNIFYTGAAPNQQIEPAVDWLLENKGSDFFLVGSDYVFPRTANTIIKEQLKAKGGNTVGEDYLPLGNTEVTPIITKIKAALPEGGVIFNSLNGDSNVAFFKQLQGAGMTPDMYPVMSVSIAEEEVRQIGKEFLVGHYAAWNYFQTVETPENEQWVADFKAEYGDDRVTNDPMEAAYIMVYLWKQAVEAAGTTDLAAVREAAYGQEFAAPEGPVTMNPNHHISKTVRIGQVRDDGLFDIVSSTDGPVDPQPWNQYVPETQGFGCDWSDPAKGGKYEVEA comes from the coding sequence ATGACAACTCGATTTGGCAGACGGAAATTTCTGGCCTACGGCTCGGCGACCCTAGGAACGGCGATGCTGCTCAAGGCCTGTGGCTCTGCTCCCACCGACAGCACCGGCGGTGAAGAAGATGCCCCCACGGCGGCGGCAGACGGCGACACCATTAAGGTAGGCATCTTGCATTCCCTCAGTGGCACCATGGCCATCAGCGAAACCACGGTGGTCGACGCTGAGCAGCTGGCGATTAAGGAAATCAACGCCAATGGCGGTGTCCTGGGCAAACAGATCGAAGCCGTGCTAGAAGACGGAGCCTCGGATTGGCCCACCTTCGCCGAGAAGGCCGAGAAGCTAATCGACCAGGATCAAGTGGTCACCGTATTCGGCTGTTGGACCTCCGCCAGCCGCAAGGCCGTCCTGCCCGTGTTCGAATCCAAGGACCACATGCTGTGGTACCCGGTGCAGTACGAGGGTCAGGAGTGCTCCAAGAATATTTTCTACACCGGGGCAGCCCCCAACCAGCAAATTGAGCCTGCCGTGGACTGGCTGCTAGAGAACAAAGGCAGTGACTTTTTCTTGGTCGGCTCTGACTACGTCTTCCCCCGCACCGCCAACACCATCATCAAAGAGCAACTCAAGGCCAAGGGCGGCAACACGGTGGGTGAGGACTATCTGCCCCTGGGCAACACCGAAGTTACCCCGATCATCACCAAGATCAAGGCCGCCTTGCCCGAAGGCGGGGTCATCTTCAACAGCCTCAACGGCGACAGCAACGTGGCCTTCTTCAAGCAGTTGCAGGGGGCCGGCATGACCCCCGACATGTATCCGGTCATGTCTGTCAGCATTGCCGAGGAAGAGGTGCGCCAGATCGGCAAGGAGTTCCTCGTCGGCCACTATGCCGCCTGGAACTACTTCCAGACCGTGGAAACCCCTGAAAACGAGCAGTGGGTAGCCGACTTCAAAGCTGAATACGGCGATGATCGGGTGACCAACGACCCCATGGAAGCGGCCTATATCATGGTCTACCTGTGGAAGCAGGCTGTCGAAGCTGCCGGTACCACAGATTTGGCCGCCGTGCGAGAAGCCGCCTACGGTCAGGAGTTTGCGGCGCCGGAAGGGCCAGTTACCATGAATCCCAATCACCACATTTCCAAGACCGTGCGGATTGGGCAGGTGCGGGATGACGGTCTATTCGACATTGTCTCGTCTACGGATGGGCCGGTTGATCCGCAGCCCTGGAACCAATACGTTCCTGAAACCCAAGGCTTCGGCTGCGACTGGTCTGACCCTGCTAAGGGCGGTAAGTACGAAGTTGAAGCTTAG
- a CDS encoding helix-turn-helix transcriptional regulator, whose amino-acid sequence MSTRFAALPFTSLQSAPSLPPNPMTASSNALTAAILEGFSDGLLLLTVEGRLLHANRFAQQICQELTPEPDTTPQIPERIWLLCHQLIDSRDLFPDNIIVLEDEFTSPTGRIIRARVQWFTSNGTDSLLVTLEDRTRLSKSAALFEARRFQLTPRETEVWLLRKANNSYEAIANQLFITINTVKRHLKEHPC is encoded by the coding sequence ATGAGCACACGTTTCGCCGCCCTCCCTTTCACGTCCCTACAGTCTGCCCCTTCTCTGCCCCCCAATCCCATGACAGCGTCCTCCAATGCATTAACCGCCGCGATTTTGGAGGGATTCAGTGATGGCCTCCTCCTCCTCACCGTAGAGGGTCGCTTGTTACATGCCAATCGCTTTGCCCAGCAGATCTGCCAGGAACTCACCCCAGAGCCAGACACCACCCCGCAGATACCAGAGCGGATTTGGCTACTATGCCACCAACTGATTGACAGCCGAGACTTATTTCCCGACAACATCATCGTGTTGGAAGATGAATTTACCAGTCCCACAGGGCGTATCATTAGAGCCCGAGTCCAGTGGTTCACCTCCAACGGCACTGATAGCCTACTCGTGACCCTAGAAGACCGGACACGACTCTCCAAGAGTGCTGCCCTCTTCGAAGCCCGACGGTTTCAATTGACCCCCCGGGAGACAGAGGTGTGGCTCCTGCGTAAAGCCAACAACAGCTATGAAGCCATTGCCAACCAACTCTTTATCACCATCAACACGGTGAAACGCCATCTCAAAGAGCATCCATGCTAA
- a CDS encoding ATP-dependent Clp protease proteolytic subunit — protein MPIGTPKVPYRLPGSQYTQWIDIYTRLNQERIIFLGQEVTDTIANSIVAAMLYLDSEDNSKPIYLYINSPGGSVTAGMAIYDTMQYIKSDIVTICVGLAASMGAFLLAAGSPGKRLALPHARIMIHQPMGGTGRQRLQASDIAIEAKEILRVRQELNEMMARHTGKSIQQIEKDTDRDYFLSAEEAVEYGLIDRMIEERTQELATTQA, from the coding sequence ATGCCCATAGGTACGCCAAAAGTTCCATATCGCTTACCGGGAAGCCAATATACCCAGTGGATTGATATCTACACCCGCTTGAACCAAGAGCGCATTATTTTCTTGGGGCAAGAGGTCACTGATACCATAGCTAACTCCATTGTGGCCGCCATGCTCTATCTAGATTCGGAAGATAACTCCAAGCCCATTTACCTGTACATCAATTCGCCAGGGGGCTCTGTGACAGCGGGCATGGCTATCTACGACACCATGCAGTACATCAAGTCTGACATCGTTACCATTTGCGTCGGCTTGGCTGCTTCCATGGGAGCCTTTTTATTGGCCGCTGGCAGCCCTGGTAAGCGCCTAGCCTTGCCCCATGCCCGGATCATGATTCATCAGCCCATGGGAGGGACCGGTCGCCAACGCCTACAAGCCAGTGACATTGCCATTGAGGCCAAGGAGATCCTGCGGGTGCGCCAGGAACTGAATGAAATGATGGCCCGCCATACTGGCAAGTCCATTCAACAGATCGAGAAAGATACCGATCGGGATTACTTCTTGTCCGCAGAAGAAGCCGTGGAATATGGGCTGATCGATCGCATGATCGAAGAACGTACCCAAGAACTAGCTACCACGCAGGCCTAG